One cyanobiont of Ornithocercus magnificus DNA segment encodes these proteins:
- a CDS encoding pyridoxal phosphate-dependent aminotransferase, whose protein sequence is MSRPPLLSDRAEALEPSLTLAISARAQALQQQGHDICSLSAGEPDFDTPDFIVEAAIRALRDGVTRYGPAAGDPALREAIAAKLSEENGMPTEPDQILVTNGGKQAIFNLFQVVLNPGDEVIIPSPYWLSYPTIAALAGATVRTVPSNATDGFRLNLEALESAISLRTRMLVLNSPANPTGRVMTVAELEAIAGLLRRHPQMMLLSDEIYEYLLSPHNLHKSFGSIAPDLASRCFLVNGFAKGWAMTGWRLGYLSGPRDVVAKAAALQSQSTSNVCSFAQRGALAALKGSRDCVRAMAASYSKRRDHLSTGLRSIRGITLTPPRGAFYAFPQLPENAPDSVTFCRQALEDVGLAMVPGRVFGNDRCVRLSCAVPCEIITDGLGRLESLLSSLWN, encoded by the coding sequence ATGTCCCGCCCGCCATTGCTGTCTGATCGGGCTGAGGCCCTAGAGCCATCCCTCACGTTAGCGATTAGTGCCCGAGCTCAAGCCCTGCAGCAGCAAGGACATGATATCTGCAGCCTGAGTGCTGGAGAGCCCGATTTCGATACCCCAGACTTCATTGTGGAAGCTGCTATACGCGCACTAAGGGATGGCGTAACCCGTTATGGGCCAGCTGCTGGCGATCCAGCTCTGCGTGAGGCGATTGCTGCCAAGTTGTCTGAGGAAAATGGGATGCCGACAGAACCCGATCAGATTCTTGTTACTAACGGGGGTAAGCAGGCAATTTTCAACCTGTTTCAGGTAGTTCTCAACCCTGGCGACGAGGTAATTATTCCCTCACCCTATTGGCTTAGCTATCCAACTATAGCAGCTCTTGCTGGAGCGACAGTTAGAACCGTGCCCTCTAATGCCACTGATGGCTTTCGCCTAAATCTTGAAGCTTTGGAGTCAGCAATTAGCCTCCGCACTCGTATGTTGGTGCTCAACTCCCCGGCAAATCCAACAGGGCGAGTAATGACTGTAGCGGAGCTTGAGGCTATTGCTGGCCTGCTTCGTCGCCACCCTCAAATGATGTTGTTAAGTGATGAGATATATGAGTATTTACTCAGCCCACACAACCTACATAAGAGTTTTGGGAGTATTGCCCCTGATCTGGCTAGCCGCTGTTTTCTAGTCAACGGCTTTGCCAAGGGCTGGGCAATGACAGGATGGCGCCTAGGTTACCTTAGTGGGCCACGTGATGTAGTTGCTAAGGCAGCTGCATTGCAGAGTCAGAGTACAAGCAATGTTTGCAGCTTTGCTCAGCGGGGAGCACTAGCAGCACTAAAAGGTTCAAGGGACTGTGTAAGGGCTATGGCCGCAAGTTATAGTAAGCGGCGAGATCACCTTAGTACTGGCTTGAGAAGTATTCGAGGCATAACACTCACACCACCACGCGGTGCATTTTACGCCTTCCCGCAACTTCCAGAGAACGCTCCAGACTCAGTTACTTTCTGCCGCCAAGCCCTTGAGGATGTAGGCCTAGCTATGGTACCTGGACGAGTTTTTGGAAACGATCGTTGTGTGCGACTGTCATGTGCTGTACCATGCGAAATAATTACAGATGGCTTAGGGCGCTTGGAGTCCCTATTATCATCTTTATGGAACTGA
- a CDS encoding phosphonate ABC transporter, translating into MPVTIGLLPGWHSGGAQIWIQFLKAAFTPSMDVVVLSSVLNGIQITAAMALLSWSLSLIAGTILALPCSCLLWRYLGFPACLGVLLRRVLTLPRAIHELVWGLLLLQTFGLNLWAAVLAISVPYASTVARVVSDQLDHLDPRPICAFQQQGASPQAMLLTAVLPSLLPRLCIYGSYQLECALRSATVLGVFGLGGLGTDLQLTLQSLQFQEFWTALWPLIAVSFTLEKLLAIWRYKTKFKEVPLKQLLWLAPITLVLTIASGAWLCLLQPDLTHIPSWSPPPLPTASGIISAYHALPWITLVIETLLLTIIATGVAIGLPPLLMLLLQNIGCRHILNTCWIFLRLLPVPLISLLLLLSNKPNIAVAALALGLHNASVMGRFLGESLDNVRPVYQQVLGVSGARQHQAWLYGSLVPEAPLYLAYGAQRMDAILRETAIVGLVAGSGLGRQLVESLSFFAWSEVTLLLLVFTILTLSGELISEWARPQWQGQSGLRS; encoded by the coding sequence GTGCCAGTAACCATTGGACTGTTACCAGGCTGGCACAGCGGTGGCGCCCAGATCTGGATCCAATTTCTTAAAGCTGCTTTCACACCGTCAATGGATGTTGTGGTGCTTAGCAGCGTCTTGAACGGTATACAGATAACTGCTGCGATGGCACTGCTGAGCTGGAGTCTCAGCCTAATAGCTGGGACAATATTAGCCCTACCATGCTCATGTTTGTTATGGCGCTACTTAGGATTTCCTGCATGTTTAGGAGTCTTACTCAGGAGAGTACTCACACTGCCTCGAGCTATACATGAGTTAGTTTGGGGTCTCTTACTGCTACAAACTTTTGGACTAAACCTTTGGGCAGCCGTGCTAGCGATCAGTGTTCCCTACGCAAGTACTGTGGCCAGGGTAGTTAGTGACCAACTTGACCACCTTGATCCAAGACCAATCTGTGCATTTCAGCAACAAGGGGCGAGTCCACAGGCAATGCTGCTTACAGCAGTATTACCTAGTTTACTGCCCCGATTATGTATTTATGGTAGCTATCAGCTTGAGTGTGCTTTACGAAGTGCGACGGTACTTGGAGTATTTGGGCTTGGTGGACTGGGTACCGATCTTCAACTTACCCTCCAGTCTCTCCAATTCCAGGAATTTTGGACAGCACTTTGGCCGCTAATTGCAGTTAGTTTTACCTTAGAAAAGTTACTGGCAATTTGGCGCTACAAGACAAAGTTTAAAGAAGTACCTCTGAAGCAGCTCCTCTGGCTCGCACCCATCACTCTCGTTCTTACCATTGCCAGTGGTGCTTGGCTGTGTCTACTGCAGCCTGACTTGACACATATACCGTCCTGGAGCCCACCACCATTGCCAACAGCCTCAGGAATTATTAGTGCATACCATGCACTACCATGGATAACATTGGTCATTGAAACATTATTGTTAACTATAATAGCTACTGGAGTAGCTATTGGCCTACCGCCACTGTTGATGCTACTTTTACAGAATATAGGCTGTCGTCACATACTGAACACATGCTGGATTTTCCTTCGCCTGCTTCCAGTCCCGCTAATATCGTTACTGTTACTGTTAAGTAACAAACCTAATATAGCTGTTGCAGCACTAGCTCTTGGACTGCATAATGCGTCAGTAATGGGCCGTTTTTTAGGTGAGAGTCTTGATAACGTTAGGCCAGTGTACCAGCAAGTCCTGGGAGTAAGTGGGGCCAGGCAACATCAAGCTTGGCTTTATGGTTCTCTTGTCCCCGAGGCACCGCTATATCTTGCTTACGGGGCCCAACGCATGGACGCAATTCTTAGAGAGACAGCAATAGTTGGATTAGTGGCTGGCTCTGGCTTAGGACGCCAGCTTGTAGAGTCACTTAGTTTCTTTGCCTGGAGTGAAGTAACACTGCTTCTGCTAGTTTTTACTATCTTGACACTCTCTGGTGAGCTGATTAGCGAATGGGCTCGCCCCCAATGGCAAGGTCAGTCTGGTCTGCGAAGCTAA
- a CDS encoding phosphate ABC transporter ATPase has translation MNRNTTRLKKLDDSSAKLSEPPLLELKHVCLAGLQVPRLNNISLSLHRGERVALLGPSGAGKSSFLEVSCGSLTPHEGCVLWCGRSLKTCRHRGRIGMLWQNLHLIEELTVGQNINTGILGRRSLLWALTNLLTCPEQEVCCRYLQLVGLDPGLVNAPVRSLSGGQRQRVALARVLRQAPDLLLADEPLTGLDPRLVDDILALLLEKSLPFTPETIVVSLHQTSLVKNFDRVVGLRNGCLVLDSSASSFGIEEQEALYKLV, from the coding sequence ATGAATCGCAATACAACGCGATTGAAGAAATTGGACGACAGCTCGGCAAAGTTAAGTGAGCCCCCTTTGCTAGAGCTTAAGCATGTTTGTCTAGCAGGACTTCAAGTACCTCGACTAAACAACATCAGCTTATCGTTGCACAGAGGAGAACGTGTTGCACTACTGGGTCCAAGTGGAGCTGGCAAGAGCAGTTTTCTTGAGGTGTCCTGTGGTAGCTTGACCCCACATGAAGGATGCGTTCTGTGGTGTGGTCGCTCTCTTAAAACATGTCGGCATCGTGGTCGCATTGGTATGTTATGGCAGAATCTACACCTTATAGAGGAGCTAACAGTCGGGCAAAATATTAATACCGGGATTTTAGGAAGACGCTCACTGCTGTGGGCATTAACAAATTTACTGACTTGTCCGGAACAAGAAGTATGCTGCCGCTATTTGCAACTTGTAGGGCTTGATCCTGGCCTTGTCAATGCACCCGTGCGTAGTCTTTCGGGTGGGCAAAGGCAACGCGTAGCACTCGCCCGGGTACTGCGTCAAGCACCAGACTTATTACTAGCTGACGAGCCACTAACAGGTCTAGATCCCCGTCTTGTTGACGACATCCTGGCCCTCCTGCTAGAAAAATCTCTACCTTTTACCCCAGAAACAATAGTAGTAAGCCTACATCAGACTTCTTTAGTGAAGAACTTTGATCGCGTAGTAGGTTTGCGTAATGGCTGTCTAGTCCTCGACTCTTCTGCCAGTTCTTTTGGTATAGAGGAGCAAGAGGCACTCTATAAATTAGTTTGA
- a CDS encoding 4-hydroxy-3-methylbut-2-en-1-yl diphosphate synthase, giving the protein MTTVPEIMHLSSANHRYDTQIHRRPTRTVMVGNVPIGSKYPVVVQSMINEDTMDIDAATTAIRRLVDVGCEIVRVTTPSIAHAKAVGKIRAALYSQGCTVPLVADVHHNGIRIAIEVAQHVDKVRINPGLFVSDRPEPGRLNYSREEFTAIGHRIREKFEPLVQVLKQQGKALRIGVNHGSLAERMVFTYGDTPQGMVESAMEFIRICDHLDFHSIIVSMKASRAPVMLSAYRLMADTMDQEGFNYPLHLGVTEAGDGDYGRIKSTAGIASLLAEGLGDTIRVSLTEAPEKEIPVCYSILQALGLRKTMVEYVACPSCGRTLFNLEDVLQKVRSATCHLTGLDIAVMGCIVNGPGEMADADYGYVGKGPGTIALYRGRDEICRVPEQDGVQALVQLIKSDGRWVDPSLT; this is encoded by the coding sequence ATGACTACCGTACCAGAGATTATGCACTTGTCTAGTGCTAATCATCGCTATGATACCCAAATTCACCGCCGTCCGACACGGACAGTGATGGTTGGTAATGTGCCTATTGGCAGCAAGTACCCAGTCGTAGTGCAATCAATGATAAATGAAGATACCATGGATATTGATGCCGCTACCACTGCTATTCGACGGCTTGTGGATGTTGGCTGTGAGATCGTCCGCGTTACAACTCCGAGCATCGCGCATGCCAAGGCCGTAGGCAAAATCCGAGCTGCGCTCTATTCACAGGGCTGTACTGTGCCATTGGTTGCAGATGTACATCACAATGGCATACGGATTGCTATCGAGGTAGCACAGCATGTTGACAAAGTGCGGATCAACCCTGGGCTATTTGTAAGCGATCGGCCAGAACCTGGCCGGCTCAACTACAGTAGAGAAGAATTTACTGCTATTGGACATAGGATCCGCGAGAAATTCGAGCCTCTCGTGCAAGTGCTTAAGCAACAAGGCAAAGCCTTGCGTATTGGCGTCAATCATGGCTCGCTGGCTGAACGCATGGTGTTTACTTATGGCGACACACCTCAAGGTATGGTTGAGTCAGCTATGGAGTTTATCCGAATTTGCGACCACCTCGATTTTCACAGCATTATTGTCTCAATGAAAGCATCACGAGCACCGGTAATGCTCTCAGCCTATAGACTAATGGCTGATACAATGGATCAAGAAGGATTTAATTACCCACTCCATCTCGGTGTTACTGAAGCTGGTGATGGTGATTACGGGCGTATTAAGAGCACTGCCGGCATCGCTTCTTTATTAGCTGAGGGACTTGGCGATACCATTCGTGTCTCACTTACAGAAGCTCCCGAAAAAGAGATTCCTGTTTGCTACTCAATTTTGCAAGCACTCGGGCTGCGTAAAACCATGGTAGAATATGTGGCCTGTCCCAGTTGCGGCCGCACCCTATTTAACCTAGAAGACGTATTACAAAAGGTGCGTTCAGCCACATGTCATCTTACCGGTCTTGATATCGCTGTAATGGGCTGCATTGTCAACGGCCCTGGTGAGATGGCCGATGCTGACTATGGTTATGTTGGTAAGGGCCCAGGAACTATCGCTCTTTACCGCGGACGCGATGAGATCTGCCGTGTTCCTGAACAAGATGGTGTCCAGGCGCTCGTTCAATTAATCAAGAGCGATGGCCGTTGGGTAGATCCTAGTTTAACCTAG
- a CDS encoding uracil-DNA glycosylase, producing MSKHKDGSKPKKDMAHQLGLNLSGESSPENIPLFDADACRACQACGLAQGVRTKVVIGSGSYAAPMLLIGEAPGQEEDKFGKPFVGSSGVLLKGLMTKAGFDTRCDCFITNMVKCRPPNNRNPRVEEIAACRHWLEREIYTVGPRVILTAGAVSTGFLLGLGKGFKITKLRGSWQFYKEIPVMPILHPAYLLRNETKNGLSPMSKLTIKDLEKARKLALDTTDH from the coding sequence ATGAGCAAGCATAAAGATGGTTCAAAACCTAAAAAAGACATGGCTCACCAACTGGGACTAAATCTGTCGGGCGAGAGCAGCCCGGAGAATATCCCCCTCTTTGATGCTGACGCTTGCAGGGCTTGTCAAGCCTGTGGCCTCGCGCAAGGGGTTCGCACGAAAGTTGTTATTGGCTCTGGCAGCTACGCAGCCCCCATGTTATTGATCGGTGAAGCGCCAGGGCAGGAAGAGGATAAATTTGGAAAACCCTTTGTAGGTTCTTCTGGTGTGCTCCTCAAGGGTCTGATGACCAAAGCTGGTTTCGACACCAGATGTGATTGCTTTATCACCAATATGGTAAAGTGCCGACCACCAAATAATCGTAACCCAAGAGTAGAAGAAATTGCTGCTTGTCGGCACTGGCTGGAGCGTGAGATCTATACTGTGGGTCCGCGAGTGATCTTAACAGCAGGTGCTGTGTCGACTGGTTTTCTCCTAGGCCTAGGTAAAGGTTTCAAGATTACCAAGCTGCGTGGTTCCTGGCAGTTTTATAAAGAGATCCCAGTGATGCCAATCCTGCATCCTGCTTACCTGCTTCGAAATGAGACAAAAAACGGCCTTTCACCTATGTCAAAGCTAACAATCAAAGATCTAGAGAAAGCCCGTAAGCTAGCCTTAGACACTACAGATCATTAG
- a CDS encoding putative selenate ABC transporter substrate-binding protein: MHTRVSRIGLLLLGLFGSFWWLTLSIALAKPTLKISAIPDQNPERLSRLYDLLSLYLSSQLSVPVRYIPVTNYPAAVSAFRTRSLDVVWFGGLTGVQARLQRPGALVLAQRDIDKSFRSVFIANIDSGLEPVDSQSGLSVLKGRRFTFGSESSTSGRLMPQFFLAEVGVLPSDFAGGYAGFSGSHDATIALVQSGSYEAGALNEQVWQAAIASGRAKPTEVIVLWRSRPYADYHWLAQPDLDRRFGSNFTKRLQQALFSLSSTKPEHALILSLFGAKRFIPANESQYNAIEEIGRQLGKVK; the protein is encoded by the coding sequence ATGCATACCCGTGTAAGTAGAATTGGCCTACTGCTACTAGGATTATTTGGCAGCTTCTGGTGGCTAACACTTTCTATAGCCCTAGCCAAGCCAACATTAAAGATCAGTGCCATTCCTGACCAAAATCCAGAGCGTCTGAGCAGGCTTTACGACCTTTTGAGCTTATATCTAAGTAGTCAGTTGAGCGTGCCGGTGCGCTATATACCAGTGACAAACTATCCTGCTGCGGTAAGTGCCTTCCGCACACGTAGCCTTGATGTTGTGTGGTTCGGAGGCTTGACTGGGGTTCAAGCACGTTTGCAAAGGCCAGGAGCACTTGTACTAGCACAGCGTGATATTGATAAGAGCTTCCGCAGCGTCTTTATAGCGAACATCGATAGTGGGCTAGAACCGGTCGACTCGCAGTCAGGATTATCGGTGTTGAAAGGTAGGCGCTTTACTTTTGGCTCAGAGAGTTCCACCTCTGGTCGTCTTATGCCGCAGTTCTTCTTGGCAGAAGTAGGAGTACTTCCTTCTGACTTCGCAGGAGGATATGCTGGTTTCAGCGGAAGCCATGACGCAACGATCGCTCTTGTGCAAAGTGGCTCCTATGAGGCTGGTGCACTAAATGAACAAGTCTGGCAGGCTGCTATCGCCAGTGGTCGAGCCAAGCCGACTGAGGTAATTGTTTTATGGCGAAGTCGACCATACGCAGATTATCATTGGTTAGCACAACCAGATCTTGACCGCCGCTTTGGTAGCAACTTTACCAAACGCTTGCAGCAGGCTTTGTTTTCACTTAGTAGTACGAAGCCAGAACATGCACTAATATTAAGCCTGTTTGGAGCAAAACGTTTTATCCCAGCTAATGAATCGCAATACAACGCGATTGAAGAAATTGGACGACAGCTCGGCAAAGTTAAGTGA
- a CDS encoding glyoxalase/bleomycin resistance/dioxygenase family protein — MEFTLITNPVQPLLGWVLAARDPEKLAHFYAVVFDARCEPGVNSLHWRVCSPLLELDIYRPSRQYTLTNRGCAFAPCLRFAPSNTPDIELQHQLDRLLQHGVSIVKPSCQREFGTEAWVADPEGNGILLLVPLLKL, encoded by the coding sequence TTGGAGTTCACACTCATTACTAATCCCGTTCAACCCCTTTTAGGATGGGTCTTGGCTGCTAGAGACCCAGAAAAGTTGGCACATTTCTACGCAGTTGTTTTCGATGCCCGGTGCGAACCAGGGGTTAATAGCCTACACTGGCGGGTCTGCAGTCCTTTACTGGAGTTGGATATCTACCGTCCCTCACGACAGTATACTCTCACCAATCGTGGCTGCGCTTTTGCGCCTTGCCTACGCTTCGCTCCATCGAATACTCCTGACATAGAGCTGCAACACCAGCTTGACCGTCTGCTTCAACATGGTGTCTCTATAGTAAAGCCCAGTTGTCAAAGAGAATTCGGCACTGAGGCCTGGGTAGCAGATCCCGAAGGCAATGGCATACTGCTCTTGGTACCTTTGCTTAAACTGTGA